A stretch of Candidatus Methylomirabilota bacterium DNA encodes these proteins:
- a CDS encoding thiamine pyrophosphate-binding protein — translation MPFISGKQAFLRILRDEGVSVMFGNPGTTELPLMDGLARQADIRYVLALQEAPAIAMADGYAQASGGLAAVNVHVSPGLGNAMGMLYDAYKAGSPLLLTAGQHDQCFTVTEPILWSDLPPVARPYVKWSTEAHRLEDLPRIVRRAVKTALAHPTGPVFLSLPVDVLNAERDVDLGASTRVAPRLVGDRAAIEEAARRLVRAEQPLLVAGDAVAHSNALAELVELAELLGGPVVTEGVASTCSFPFSHPLYSGSFPRLAPPIRAFLMRYDLLCSIGGDLFTLSLPSDVEPVPHGLDIIHIDVDPWEIGKNYPAAVGIQGDPKATLPELSEAVRRLTGKAGHPHAAKRREAVALAFATERAELEQKAQRGAGQNPMPALSLVHAVAQATPPGATIIDETISSGAGVRHFFRCEDAKSFFGLRGGGIGWGLPAALGVKLALPDRPVIALIGDGSAMYTCQALWTAARESLAVVYVIFNNASYRILKQRTHALKGFSAEDDHYVGMDLDRPLIDHVGLARSLGVPGEQVDKAADVGAALARGLKSGGPYLIDARLDSAFK, via the coding sequence ATGCCATTCATCTCCGGCAAGCAGGCGTTCTTGAGAATCCTCCGTGACGAGGGTGTCTCGGTGATGTTCGGCAATCCCGGCACGACCGAGCTGCCCCTGATGGACGGCCTCGCCCGCCAGGCCGACATCCGTTACGTGCTCGCGCTCCAGGAGGCGCCCGCGATCGCGATGGCCGATGGCTACGCCCAGGCCAGCGGTGGCCTGGCCGCCGTCAACGTGCACGTCTCCCCTGGCCTGGGCAACGCGATGGGCATGCTCTACGACGCGTACAAGGCCGGCTCGCCGCTGCTGCTCACCGCGGGCCAGCACGACCAGTGCTTCACGGTGACCGAGCCGATCCTCTGGTCGGATCTGCCCCCGGTGGCCCGGCCCTACGTCAAGTGGTCGACCGAGGCGCATCGGCTGGAGGACCTGCCGCGCATCGTGCGGCGCGCGGTGAAGACCGCGCTGGCCCATCCGACCGGGCCCGTGTTCCTCTCCTTGCCGGTGGACGTGCTCAACGCGGAGCGCGACGTCGATCTCGGCGCCTCCACGCGAGTGGCCCCGCGGCTGGTCGGGGACCGCGCGGCGATCGAGGAGGCCGCCCGGCGGCTGGTCCGCGCCGAACAGCCCCTGCTGGTGGCCGGAGACGCCGTCGCCCACTCGAACGCGCTCGCCGAGCTGGTCGAGCTGGCCGAGCTGCTGGGGGGGCCGGTCGTGACCGAGGGTGTGGCCTCCACGTGCAGTTTCCCCTTCTCGCACCCGCTCTACAGCGGATCGTTCCCCCGCCTGGCCCCGCCGATCCGGGCGTTCCTCATGCGTTACGACCTGCTCTGCTCGATCGGCGGCGATCTCTTCACGCTCTCGCTGCCGTCCGATGTGGAGCCGGTGCCCCATGGCCTCGACATCATCCACATCGACGTCGATCCGTGGGAGATCGGCAAGAACTACCCGGCGGCCGTCGGCATCCAGGGCGATCCCAAGGCCACGCTGCCCGAGCTGAGCGAAGCCGTGCGCCGGCTCACGGGCAAGGCCGGACATCCGCATGCGGCCAAGCGCCGGGAGGCGGTGGCGCTGGCGTTTGCGACGGAGCGGGCGGAGCTGGAGCAGAAGGCGCAGCGGGGAGCCGGTCAGAATCCGATGCCGGCGCTGAGCCTGGTCCACGCCGTGGCCCAGGCGACGCCGCCCGGCGCGACGATCATCGACGAGACGATCTCGTCGGGGGCTGGGGTCCGTCACTTCTTTCGCTGCGAGGACGCCAAGAGCTTCTTCGGCCTGCGCGGCGGCGGAATCGGCTGGGGACTGCCGGCGGCGCTCGGCGTGAAGCTGGCGCTCCCCGACCGCCCGGTGATCGCGCTCATCGGCGACGGCAGCGCGATGTACACGTGCCAGGCCCTGTGGACCGCCGCCCGCGAGTCGCTAGCGGTCGTCTACGTGATCTTCAACAACGCGTCCTACCGGATCCTCAAGCAGCGCACCCACGCCCTCAAGGGCTTCTCGGCCGAGGACGATCACTATGTCGGCATGGACCTCGACCGGCCCCTCATCGACCACGTGGGGCTCGCCCGCTCGCTGGGGGTGCCCGGCGAGCAGGTGGACAAGGCGGCCGACGTCGGTGCCGCGCTCGCCCGGGGGCTCAAGAGCGGCGGGCCCTATCTCATCGACGCCCGCCTCGATTCCGCGTTCAAGTAG
- a CDS encoding DUF6282 family protein, translating to MKPFQLPRWRFISCCGHHWGHRPPVAEPAESAGRRAFLKTASAGAAGLAALGTLPRAAAAQVRVFPPPPPAVSPIEGLIDFHVHSAPDVFGRAIDDDESAALYMARKAEAVVLKNHVVSTAGRAFLLRKHTPGLKAFGGVVLNGALGGINPDAVQWMWRMQGGYGRLVWFPTFDADNHVKHFKDAPEGIKVVGGDGKALPAVREVLKVCGQQKLVVCTGHASPVEALAIIEAARDAGCDRIVVTHAEFEVVNMSVEQMKKAAAMGAKLEICAMGPLMGPSAHLAWMRHWRQVTYKESAEHVKAVGAQHFVLSTDLGQTGNPSQPDGYAMLVAGLLGQGITKDQIKVMGRETPGKLLMG from the coding sequence ATGAAGCCGTTCCAGCTCCCGCGATGGCGGTTCATCAGCTGCTGCGGTCACCACTGGGGCCATCGGCCACCCGTCGCCGAGCCGGCCGAGAGCGCCGGCCGGCGCGCGTTTCTCAAGACGGCCTCGGCCGGCGCCGCCGGGCTGGCCGCGCTGGGCACCCTGCCGCGCGCGGCGGCCGCGCAGGTGCGAGTCTTCCCCCCACCCCCGCCCGCGGTGAGCCCCATCGAAGGATTGATCGACTTCCACGTGCACTCGGCGCCCGACGTGTTCGGGCGGGCGATCGACGACGACGAGTCGGCCGCCCTCTACATGGCGCGCAAGGCCGAGGCCGTCGTCCTCAAGAACCACGTGGTGTCCACCGCCGGCCGGGCGTTCCTGCTGCGCAAGCACACCCCCGGCCTCAAGGCGTTCGGCGGGGTCGTGCTCAACGGCGCCCTGGGCGGCATCAACCCCGATGCCGTGCAGTGGATGTGGCGCATGCAGGGCGGCTACGGCCGTCTGGTCTGGTTCCCCACCTTCGACGCCGACAACCACGTCAAGCACTTCAAGGACGCGCCGGAAGGCATCAAGGTGGTCGGCGGCGACGGCAAGGCGTTGCCGGCCGTCCGTGAGGTACTGAAGGTCTGCGGTCAACAGAAGCTGGTCGTCTGCACCGGCCACGCCTCGCCCGTCGAAGCGCTGGCCATCATCGAGGCCGCCCGCGACGCCGGCTGCGACCGCATCGTGGTCACCCACGCCGAGTTCGAGGTCGTCAACATGTCGGTCGAGCAGATGAAGAAGGCGGCCGCCATGGGCGCCAAGCTGGAGATCTGCGCCATGGGGCCGTTGATGGGACCCAGTGCCCACCTGGCCTGGATGCGCCACTGGCGTCAGGTCACGTACAAGGAGTCGGCCGAGCACGTCAAGGCGGTGGGGGCCCAGCACTTCGTCCTGTCCACGGACCTGGGGCAGACCGGCAACCCGTCGCAGCCGGACGGCTACGCGATGCTCGTGGCCGGTTTGCTGGGGCAGGGCATCACGAAGGATCAGATCAAGGTGATGGGACGGGAGACGCCCGGCAAGCTGCTCATGGGTTGA
- a CDS encoding LLM class flavin-dependent oxidoreductase has translation MAMSFGIHVGHMGGPLDEMRRLWRFADERGFDWFSVSDHFQESPPQGGEIDCFESTTIMAAAALETRRVRIGSLVYSVLYRNPGVFASALTSIDHLSGGRVDCGLGAGWHELETRAFGLPFPSIGTREDMLEEYVQCLRLLFDPAVKRADFSGTHFRLEHAPNNPKPLQPRLPIWIGGGGEKRTLRAAARHADGWNAPYLGPEAWKKKSDVLDAWCERQGRDPRSIQRSVNVGFYLGADARGAARGEALFQTHYGKDPRARTGFLRGTPPDILPMIAAYREAGVQRLNIAFRQGPYDWDALHRFAEEVVAKA, from the coding sequence ATGGCCATGAGCTTCGGCATCCACGTCGGCCACATGGGGGGGCCGCTCGACGAGATGCGGCGACTCTGGAGGTTTGCCGACGAGCGAGGCTTCGACTGGTTCTCGGTCTCCGACCACTTCCAGGAGTCGCCGCCACAGGGGGGCGAGATCGACTGCTTCGAGTCCACCACCATCATGGCGGCGGCGGCCCTGGAGACCCGCCGCGTGCGGATCGGCTCGCTGGTCTACAGCGTCCTCTACCGCAACCCGGGCGTCTTCGCCTCGGCCTTGACCTCCATCGACCACCTCTCGGGCGGACGGGTCGATTGCGGCCTCGGGGCCGGCTGGCACGAGCTGGAGACCCGGGCCTTCGGCCTGCCCTTCCCGTCCATCGGCACGCGCGAGGACATGCTGGAGGAGTACGTGCAGTGCCTCCGCCTGCTCTTCGATCCGGCCGTCAAACGCGCCGATTTCAGCGGCACGCATTTCCGGCTCGAGCACGCGCCCAACAATCCCAAGCCGCTGCAGCCGCGACTGCCCATCTGGATCGGCGGCGGGGGCGAGAAGCGCACGCTCCGCGCGGCGGCCCGCCACGCCGACGGCTGGAACGCGCCCTATCTGGGCCCGGAGGCCTGGAAGAAGAAGAGCGACGTGCTGGACGCCTGGTGCGAGCGGCAGGGGCGCGACCCGCGGAGTATCCAGCGCAGCGTCAATGTCGGCTTCTATCTCGGGGCCGACGCCAGGGGCGCCGCCCGCGGCGAAGCGCTGTTCCAGACGCACTACGGCAAGGACCCCCGGGCGCGGACGGGGTTCCTGCGCGGGACGCCCCCGGACATCCTGCCGATGATCGCGGCCTATCGGGAGGCCGGCGTGCAGCGGCTCAACATCGCCTTCCGACAGGGCCCCTACGACTGGGACGCCCTGCACCGCTTCGCCGAGGAGGTCGTGGCCAAGGCCTGA
- a CDS encoding citrate/2-methylcitrate synthase — protein sequence MTEGGGLIRGLEGVVAAETRLCDLDGANGRLAYGGYDIDDLARRATFEEVAHLLWHGELPTRAQLDRLQAELVAARPVPRELLQTFVLMPRATDPMRTLQAAVAILGMHDPDATENTHEANLRKAVRLTSQLATAICAQHRIRGGQEPVAPVKDLGHAANFLYMLTGERPTPVTTKAFDASLTLYAEHELNASTFTTRVITSTQSDMHSAVAGGVGALKGPLHGGAGEAVMRTLMEIGDVADVERFTEQALATRRRLMGFGHRVYKAGDPRAAILKGMAEEACRQSGQFKWFEMAVRLHERINRAKGLIPNVDFYSAPLFYSLGIAVDLFTPVIAAGRVAGWTANIIEQHRDNRLIRPRGDYQGPGRRAWLPLEKR from the coding sequence ATGACCGAGGGAGGCGGCCTGATCCGCGGGCTGGAAGGTGTAGTCGCCGCCGAGACCCGGCTGTGCGATCTCGACGGCGCCAACGGCCGCCTGGCCTACGGCGGCTACGACATCGACGACCTGGCCCGCCGGGCCACGTTCGAGGAAGTCGCCCACCTGCTCTGGCACGGCGAGCTGCCGACCCGCGCGCAGCTCGATCGGCTGCAGGCCGAGCTCGTGGCGGCCCGCCCCGTGCCGCGTGAGTTGCTGCAAACGTTCGTCCTCATGCCCCGGGCCACCGATCCGATGCGCACGCTCCAGGCGGCGGTGGCCATCCTCGGCATGCACGACCCGGACGCCACCGAGAACACGCACGAGGCCAACCTGCGCAAGGCGGTCCGGCTGACCAGCCAGCTCGCCACCGCGATCTGCGCGCAACATCGAATTCGCGGCGGCCAGGAGCCCGTGGCGCCGGTCAAGGATCTCGGCCACGCCGCCAACTTCCTGTACATGCTGACGGGCGAGCGGCCGACCCCGGTCACCACGAAGGCCTTCGACGCGAGCCTCACGCTCTACGCCGAGCACGAGCTGAATGCCTCCACCTTCACCACCCGGGTCATCACCTCCACCCAGTCCGACATGCACTCGGCGGTGGCGGGCGGGGTGGGCGCGCTCAAGGGCCCGCTGCACGGCGGGGCGGGCGAGGCGGTGATGCGCACGCTGATGGAGATCGGCGACGTCGCCGACGTCGAGCGCTTCACGGAGCAGGCGCTGGCCACCCGGCGTCGGCTCATGGGCTTCGGCCATCGGGTGTACAAGGCGGGCGACCCGCGGGCGGCGATCCTCAAGGGGATGGCCGAGGAGGCCTGCCGGCAGTCCGGGCAGTTCAAGTGGTTCGAGATGGCCGTGCGGCTGCACGAGCGGATCAACCGGGCCAAGGGCCTGATCCCCAACGTCGACTTCTACTCGGCCCCACTCTTCTATTCGCTGGGGATCGCCGTCGACCTGTTCACGCCGGTCATCGCGGCCGGCCGCGTCGCCGGCTGGACGGCCAACATCATCGAGCAGCACCGCGACAACCGGCTGATCCGGCCCCGGGGGGACTATCAGGGGCCCGGCCGCCGCGCCTGGCTGCCCCTCGAGAAGCGATGA
- a CDS encoding aconitate hydratase: MSAGRSLTRKLIDEHLVAGKPSVGEEIGIAVDQILLTDTNGIQSWLQFEAMGFGGVKPGRVVTYIDHNVYQFDSRNSDDHRYLQTVSRRYGAVFSKPGNGICHQVHVESFAVPGEVLLGSDSHTPLCGAAGMLAIGAGGLDVAVALGGGPYFFPMPAVVRVWLTGRLGPWVTAKDVILELLHRLSVRGGTGKIFEYGGPGLESLLLAQRMTIANMGAELGLTTSVFPSDDVTRSYLTRLGRGEDWRPALPDDDASYDDQIELDLSAIGPLVALPGSPDRVVPVVEVAGTPVEQVMVGSCTNGSWHDMASVTGVMRGRRVHPSVSFILFPGSHRILETMAREGLLTDLLAAGATVSESTCGACPGIGHVPASGAKSLRAFNRNFPGRSGVKDDQVYLCSSVTAAASALTGAITDPRTLGPEPPVTLPAQFASSTVGFVAPDGRGEVVRGPSIKAVPLGEAVTETLEAPVLLKLGDKVSTDDISPSGAGVLVFRSNIPAIAEFTFRHVDPEFVARARRSGVGIIVAGELYGQGSSREVAAIGPMFLGVRAVIVKSFARIHRANLINWGVVPLVFDDPSVWDELERDDRLRLEDLRAALAQGHRVRVTNLRSGRSFTASCVLTPRERDILLAGGLLAHTRAASGSS, from the coding sequence ATGAGCGCGGGGCGCAGCCTCACCCGCAAGCTGATCGACGAGCACCTCGTCGCCGGCAAGCCGTCGGTGGGCGAGGAGATCGGCATCGCCGTCGACCAGATCCTATTGACCGACACCAACGGCATCCAGTCCTGGCTGCAGTTCGAAGCGATGGGCTTCGGGGGGGTCAAGCCGGGCCGGGTGGTGACCTACATCGACCACAACGTCTACCAGTTCGACTCCCGCAACTCCGACGACCACCGGTATCTGCAGACGGTGTCCCGTCGCTACGGCGCCGTGTTCTCCAAGCCCGGCAACGGCATCTGTCACCAGGTGCACGTCGAGAGCTTCGCGGTCCCCGGCGAGGTGTTGCTGGGGTCGGACAGCCACACCCCGCTCTGCGGCGCCGCCGGGATGCTGGCCATCGGGGCCGGCGGGCTCGACGTGGCGGTGGCGCTGGGCGGCGGACCTTACTTCTTTCCCATGCCCGCCGTGGTCCGCGTCTGGCTCACCGGCCGCCTCGGCCCCTGGGTCACCGCCAAGGACGTCATCCTGGAGCTGCTGCACCGGTTGAGCGTGCGGGGCGGCACCGGAAAGATCTTCGAGTACGGCGGCCCCGGTCTCGAGAGCCTGCTTTTGGCCCAGCGGATGACGATCGCCAACATGGGCGCCGAGCTCGGCCTGACGACGAGCGTGTTTCCGAGCGACGACGTCACGCGCTCGTACCTGACCCGTCTCGGCCGTGGCGAGGACTGGCGGCCGGCCCTGCCCGACGACGACGCTTCGTACGACGACCAGATCGAGCTGGATCTGAGCGCCATCGGGCCGCTGGTGGCCCTGCCCGGATCGCCGGACCGCGTGGTTCCGGTGGTCGAGGTGGCCGGCACCCCGGTCGAGCAGGTCATGGTCGGCTCGTGCACGAACGGCTCCTGGCACGACATGGCCTCGGTGACGGGGGTGATGCGCGGCCGCCGCGTGCACCCCTCGGTCTCCTTCATCCTCTTCCCGGGCAGCCACCGCATCCTCGAGACGATGGCCCGGGAGGGGCTGCTCACCGACCTGCTGGCCGCCGGGGCGACCGTGTCCGAGTCGACCTGTGGCGCATGCCCGGGGATCGGTCACGTGCCGGCCAGCGGGGCCAAGAGCCTGCGGGCCTTCAATCGCAACTTCCCGGGGCGCAGCGGGGTCAAGGACGACCAGGTCTATCTCTGCTCGTCGGTGACCGCCGCGGCCTCCGCCCTGACGGGCGCGATCACCGATCCGCGAACGCTCGGCCCCGAGCCTCCCGTCACGCTCCCCGCCCAATTCGCCTCCTCGACCGTCGGGTTCGTGGCGCCGGACGGGCGAGGTGAGGTCGTGCGCGGGCCGAGCATCAAGGCCGTGCCGCTCGGGGAGGCGGTCACGGAGACCCTGGAGGCGCCGGTGCTGCTCAAGCTCGGCGACAAGGTCTCCACCGACGACATCTCGCCTTCGGGGGCCGGGGTCCTGGTGTTTCGCTCCAACATCCCCGCGATTGCGGAATTCACCTTTCGCCACGTGGATCCCGAGTTCGTGGCCCGCGCCCGCCGGTCGGGTGTCGGGATCATCGTGGCCGGCGAGCTGTACGGCCAGGGCTCCTCGCGCGAGGTCGCGGCCATCGGACCGATGTTCCTCGGCGTCCGCGCCGTCATCGTCAAGTCGTTTGCCCGCATCCACCGGGCGAACCTGATCAACTGGGGTGTCGTTCCCCTGGTCTTCGACGACCCCAGCGTCTGGGACGAGCTGGAGCGCGACGACCGGCTGCGCCTGGAGGACCTGAGAGCGGCGTTGGCCCAGGGCCACCGCGTCCGCGTCACCAACCTCCGCTCGGGGCGTTCGTTCACCGCGTCGTGCGTGCTGACGCCGCGCGAGCGGGACATCCTCCTGGCCGGCGGGCTCCTCGCCCACACACGGGCGGCGTCAGGGTCATCGTGA
- a CDS encoding PrpF domain-containing protein — protein sequence MTQRRIRAVYMRGGTSRCLVFHTEDLPPAGVARDQILSAALGSPDPYGRQLDGLGGGISSLSKACIIGPPSHPEADVDYTFAQIDVKSPLVDYTGNCGNCSSAVGPFAIDEKLVLPTASPAAVRIHNTNTRKRIVARVPLEDGLAAVTGDFELPGVPGRGARITLDFLEPGGAVTGRLLPTGRPRDVVGGHEASLVDATNPVVFVRARDLKLGGTEMPAAIDADRALVARLLAIRTEAAALMGVVGSPAVPMIALVAPAVPFTTLDGRAGDADSVDLLARVMSMGNCHRAFALTASMCLAVAARIEGTVVHECVTPPDASRSTDIRLGHPSGILPIAASVVTRDGQPYAERVTVYRTARRLMEGFVRVP from the coding sequence GTGACCCAGCGGCGGATCCGGGCGGTCTACATGCGAGGCGGGACCAGCCGCTGTCTGGTCTTTCACACGGAGGACCTGCCTCCGGCCGGCGTGGCCCGCGACCAGATCCTGTCGGCGGCGCTGGGCAGCCCCGATCCTTACGGCCGGCAGCTCGACGGGCTGGGCGGCGGGATCTCGTCGCTGTCGAAGGCGTGCATCATCGGCCCGCCGAGCCACCCCGAGGCCGACGTCGATTACACCTTCGCCCAGATCGACGTGAAGAGCCCGCTGGTGGACTACACGGGCAACTGCGGCAACTGCTCGTCGGCGGTGGGGCCGTTCGCCATCGACGAGAAGCTCGTCCTGCCCACCGCCAGCCCGGCGGCTGTCCGCATCCACAACACGAACACGCGCAAGCGCATCGTCGCCCGCGTGCCCCTGGAGGACGGGCTGGCGGCGGTGACGGGGGACTTCGAGCTGCCCGGCGTACCCGGTCGCGGAGCCCGGATCACGCTGGACTTCCTGGAGCCCGGCGGCGCCGTCACGGGACGGCTCCTGCCCACTGGGCGGCCGCGCGACGTCGTCGGCGGGCACGAGGCCTCGCTGGTCGACGCCACGAATCCCGTCGTGTTCGTCCGGGCGCGAGATCTCAAGCTCGGCGGCACCGAGATGCCGGCGGCGATCGACGCCGACCGGGCGCTGGTCGCGCGCCTGCTGGCCATCCGGACCGAGGCCGCAGCGCTCATGGGCGTCGTCGGCAGCCCGGCCGTCCCCATGATCGCCCTCGTGGCGCCGGCCGTCCCCTTCACCACGCTCGACGGGCGCGCCGGGGACGCCGACAGCGTCGACCTGCTCGCCCGCGTCATGTCCATGGGGAACTGTCACCGGGCCTTCGCCCTCACCGCATCCATGTGCCTGGCCGTGGCCGCCCGCATCGAGGGGACGGTGGTCCACGAGTGCGTGACACCGCCGGACGCCTCCCGGTCCACCGATATCCGCCTCGGTCACCCCTCCGGGATCCTGCCCATCGCCGCCTCCGTCGTCACCCGGGACGGCCAACCGTATGCCGAGCGCGTGACCGTGTATCGAACGGCGCGCCGCCTGATGGAAGGGTTCGTGAGAGTGCCGTGA
- a CDS encoding 1-acyl-sn-glycerol-3-phosphate acyltransferase yields the protein MTTAVAGLASEREFFYPFLRLVARFWLWFLFKRVHVRHLERVPQTGPVMLCINHPNNLIDSLLVGAVMPRKVHFLATATLFRRPLLRRLLPGAGVIPIYRKQDEPSASASNAEAFAACHAAFDQGGVVAIYPEGTTHAEARVQRIKTGAARIALSFEAQRPETLSVIPVGLSFEARKSFTARVLVSFGEPAALTAYGRAYRVDPVKAVEELTAAIQWAMEAQVVHVDRIETAAVVRAVEELYRSHLVRELRAERGLAEDEVDLFRISRSIVEAVEHFKERDPQRVERLWRRIQAYRALLARYQVTDDAVQARLGRRTIRRRVLSAGEAVAVFPLFAYGAFVNALPYFVPRWLARRRARKETDYATTRLLASIVALPLFWGLEIWLVVRLAGVLWGALFALSLPLSGLVAYHYLRGIDTLRHGMRLGLLALTRGAVARDLLAERRQIIAELDRAREGYLAATRGSSF from the coding sequence ATGACGACTGCCGTCGCCGGCCTCGCCAGCGAGCGGGAGTTCTTCTACCCGTTCCTCCGTCTGGTGGCCCGGTTCTGGCTGTGGTTCCTGTTCAAACGCGTCCACGTCCGGCACCTCGAGCGCGTCCCCCAGACCGGGCCGGTCATGCTCTGCATCAACCACCCCAACAACCTCATCGACTCGCTGCTGGTGGGCGCCGTGATGCCGCGCAAGGTGCACTTCCTGGCCACGGCCACTCTGTTCCGGCGGCCGTTGCTACGACGGCTCTTGCCGGGGGCCGGGGTGATCCCCATCTATCGCAAGCAGGATGAGCCCTCGGCCTCCGCATCGAATGCCGAGGCTTTCGCCGCCTGTCACGCCGCCTTCGACCAGGGCGGTGTCGTCGCCATCTATCCCGAGGGCACCACCCACGCCGAGGCCCGCGTGCAGCGCATCAAGACCGGCGCCGCCCGGATCGCCCTGAGCTTCGAGGCGCAGCGCCCCGAGACCCTGAGCGTGATCCCGGTCGGACTGTCGTTCGAGGCGCGCAAGTCGTTCACGGCGCGGGTGCTCGTCTCCTTCGGAGAGCCGGCGGCCTTGACGGCGTACGGCCGGGCCTACCGGGTCGATCCGGTCAAGGCCGTCGAGGAGCTGACCGCGGCCATCCAGTGGGCCATGGAGGCGCAGGTCGTCCACGTCGACCGGATCGAGACCGCGGCCGTCGTGCGGGCGGTCGAGGAGCTGTACCGCAGCCACCTCGTGCGCGAACTGCGCGCGGAGCGCGGCCTGGCCGAAGATGAGGTCGACCTCTTTCGGATCTCCCGCTCGATCGTGGAGGCGGTCGAGCACTTCAAGGAGCGCGACCCTCAGCGCGTCGAGCGCCTCTGGCGGCGGATCCAGGCCTACCGCGCGCTCCTGGCCCGCTACCAGGTGACGGATGACGCCGTGCAGGCCCGGTTGGGGCGGCGCACGATCCGGCGGCGCGTGCTGAGCGCCGGCGAGGCCGTTGCCGTGTTCCCGCTGTTCGCCTACGGCGCCTTCGTCAACGCCCTGCCCTACTTCGTGCCGCGCTGGCTGGCCCGGCGGCGGGCCCGCAAGGAGACCGACTATGCGACGACGCGCCTGCTGGCGAGCATCGTCGCCCTGCCGCTGTTCTGGGGTCTGGAGATCTGGCTGGTGGTCCGGCTGGCCGGTGTCCTGTGGGGCGCGCTCTTCGCGCTCTCGCTGCCCCTGAGCGGGCTCGTCGCCTACCACTATCTCAGGGGAATCGACACCCTCCGGCACGGCATGCGGCTCGGCCTGCTCGCGCTGACCCGGGGGGCGGTCGCCCGGGACCTGCTCGCCGAGCGCCGGCAGATCATCGCCGAGCTGGACCGGGCGCGGGAGGGCTACCTGGCGGCCACGCGGGGCTCATCGTTCTGA
- a CDS encoding creatininase family protein produces the protein MAASTVNVHRLEEITMPALDALDRERAVVVLTVSPLEQHGPHLPLGVDAFTARHFAEEIARRLTAERPGWSAVLAPTLHLGSFTFEAVGTVPVRQRVVRDAVVDFGTAFARAGFRYVVVANGHAGPTHLAALDEAAATVSGRHGIRMASLSGGLIAQFRSGRFLDQVETALGRPLADAERRAFAEDAHAGWWETSMMLMLRPELVDGAWRDLPPATYSLPQRLVPNYPLRDGAAGYVGHPALADPAFARATTTVLLAEAMRLVHALLDGRLGPTARPSPYYAIPFLRTDFWRLAAAAGLGLAALAWLRPRR, from the coding sequence ATGGCAGCCTCGACCGTGAACGTCCATCGGCTCGAGGAGATCACCATGCCGGCGCTCGACGCGCTCGATCGCGAGCGGGCCGTCGTCGTGCTCACCGTGAGCCCGCTGGAGCAGCACGGGCCTCACCTCCCGCTCGGCGTCGACGCCTTCACGGCGCGTCACTTCGCCGAGGAGATCGCCCGGCGCCTGACTGCCGAGCGGCCGGGATGGTCGGCCGTGCTGGCGCCCACGCTGCACCTGGGGTCCTTCACCTTCGAGGCGGTCGGCACTGTTCCCGTACGGCAGCGCGTGGTCCGCGACGCCGTCGTCGACTTCGGCACGGCGTTCGCCCGGGCCGGGTTCCGCTACGTCGTGGTGGCCAACGGCCACGCCGGGCCCACCCACCTGGCGGCCCTCGATGAGGCGGCCGCGACCGTCTCGGGCCGCCACGGGATCCGCATGGCCTCGCTGTCCGGGGGGCTCATCGCGCAATTCCGCTCCGGCCGTTTCCTCGACCAGGTCGAGACCGCGCTGGGGCGGCCGCTCGCCGATGCCGAGCGGCGCGCCTTCGCGGAGGACGCCCATGCCGGCTGGTGGGAGACCTCGATGATGCTGATGCTGCGCCCGGAACTGGTGGATGGCGCGTGGCGCGACCTGCCCCCGGCCACCTATTCGCTGCCCCAACGGCTCGTCCCCAACTATCCGCTCCGCGACGGCGCCGCCGGGTACGTGGGCCACCCGGCGCTGGCCGACCCGGCGTTCGCCAGGGCCACGACGACGGTGCTGCTGGCGGAGGCGATGCGGCTGGTCCACGCGCTGCTCGATGGACGGCTCGGTCCCACCGCCCGGCCCTCGCCGTACTACGCCATTCCTTTCTTGAGAACGGACTTCTGGCGGCTGGCCGCAGCGGCCGGCCTCGGGCTGGCCGCGCTCGCCTGGCTCCGGCCCCGGCGGTAG